One segment of Calypte anna isolate BGI_N300 chromosome 4A, bCalAnn1_v1.p, whole genome shotgun sequence DNA contains the following:
- the CDKN2AIP gene encoding CDKN2A-interacting protein yields MAAGKAAAEPVGRTAEEVAWAEALRGTCEPEHHWRHRREFLLRNVGEPPAAGSAQLQRLVSLSMVWANHVFLGCRYPPQVMEKALEMAEGIQVTGAPVRTTRDELVAKVKKRGISSSNEGLEEPPKKQAVEKSRESKDTGKDMRTTKAEAQKETESTLPIKQEKDTSKDLENSQATCTSDQEMVTASDTETERKPANAENTTEQNTASSEKESGEKPCSNPPKESKLENVPSPEKKATVSAVPLAAKSTTQAAAVSVAPAAKGAPQAESVVVPPAAKSTPQAEVAAAGVPPAAKSAPQAEAVLPAAKSSLQSEAVAAAVPPAAKSTLQAAAVPPAAKSTLQAAAVPPTAKSTPQTSAALLSSKNQASAPASVSKSTAQAGSSLLLAPKSGTQASSSLLLAPKSGAQAGTSLLLASKAPAKVGSPLLASKSSAEVAASLLAARSGAQQGSSLLTSKSSAQVAASLLAARSGAQQGPSSLASRGAAQAGASLQASKGGSQAGESPAKALCKPLTNEDAKERQPFFNRLYKAVAWKLVAVGGFSPNVNHAELLNSSIQSVKATLDVAFVPLKELADLPQNKSSLENIVCELRCKSVYLGTGCGKSMENAKAVASREALKLFLKKKVIVKICKRKYKGSEIEDLVLLDEESKPSNLPPALRNPREIL; encoded by the exons ATGGCGGCGGGAAAGGCGGCGGCTGAGCCCGTGGGGCGGACGGCGGAAGAAGTGGCTTGGGCGGAGGCGCTGCGCGGGACTTGCGAGCCCGAGCACCACTGGCGGCACCGCCGGGAGTTCCTGCTGCGCAACGTGGGGGAGCCGCCGGCGGCGGGCAGCGCCCAGCTCCAGCGCCTTGTGTCCCTCTCAATGGTGTGGGCCAACCACGTCTTCCTGGGCTGCCG ATATCCCCCACAGGTCATGGAGAAAGCGCTGGAAATGGCCGAAGGTATCCAGGTGACTGGCGCGCCTGTCCGCACCACGAGAGATGAACTGGTTGCCAAGGTGAAGAAAAGAGGCATATCAAGTAGCAATG AAGGGCTAGAAGAGCCCCCCAAGAAGCAAGCTgttgagaaaagcagagaatcTAAGGATACTGGAAAGGATATGAGAACAACTAAGGCAGAAGCccaaaaggaaacagagagCACATTGccaataaagcaggaaaaagataCCAGCAAAGATCTAGAAAACTCACAGGCAACTTGTACTTCAGACCAGGAAATGGTCACAGCCTCAGACACAGAAACAGAACGAAAACCTGCTAATGCTGAAAACACTACTGAGCAAAATACAGCATCTTCTGAAAAAGAGTCAGGAGAGAAGCCTTGCTCAAATCCACCTAAAGAAAGCAAGCTTGAAAATGTGCCATCACCTGAAAAGAAAGCGACAGTAAGTGCAGTGCCCCTGGCTGCCAAGAGCAccacacaggcagcagcagtgtcagtaGCACCAGCTGCCAAGGGTGCCCCACAGGCAGAGTCAGTGGTGGTGCCACCAGCTGCCAAGAGCACCCCGCAGGCAGAGGTGGCGGCAGCAGGAGTGCCACCAGCTGCCAAGAGTGCCCCGCAGGCAGAGGCAGTGCTTCCAGCCGCCAAGAGCAGCCTGCAGTCagaggcagtggcagcagcagtgccaccagCTGCCAAGAGcaccctgcaggcagcagcagtgccaccagCTGCCAAGAGcaccctgcaggcagcagcagtgccaccaACTGCCAAGAGTACCCCTCAAACAAGTGCTGCATTGCTGTCTTCCAAAAACCAAGCGAGTGCCCCAGCATCAGTGTCCAAGAGCACTGCTCAGGCAGGCAGCTCGCTGCTGCTGGCCCCCAAGAGTGGCACTCAGGCAAGCAGCTCGCTGCTGCTGGCCCCCAAGAGCGGTGCCCAGGCAggcacctccctgctgctggcctcCAAGGCTCCTGCTAAGGTGGGCTCCCCGCTCCTGGCCTCCAAGAGCAGCGCTGAGGTGGCTGCCTCATTGCTGGCTGCTCGGAGCGGTGCTCAGCAGGGCTCCTCGCTGCTAACTTCCAAGAGCAGTGCTCAGGTGGCTGCTTCATTGCTGGCTGCTCGGAGTGGTGCTCAGCAAGGTCCCTCATCGCTGGCCTCCCGGGGTGCAGCTCAGGCAGGTGCTTCCCTGCAGGCTTCCAAGGGTGGCTCACAAGCGGGTGAAAGCCCCGCTAAGGCTTTGTGCAAACCATTAACCAATGAAGATGCAAAGGAAAGACAACCTTTTTTCAACAGACTATATAAAGCGGTAGCCTGGAAACTGGTTGCTGTTGGAGGCTTCAGTCCTAATGTAAATCATGCAGAACTTCTAAACTCATCTATTCAGTCTGTAAAAGCTACATTAGATGTTGCTTTTGTTCCCCTGAAGGAACTTGCAGACTTGCCTCAAAATAAGAGCTCCCTAGAAAATATAGTTTGTGAACTGAGGTGCAAGTCTGTCTATTTGGGTACTGGCTGTGGTAAAAGTATGGAAAATGCCAAAGCAGTTGCTTCAAGAGAagctttaaaattattcctCAAGAAGAAAGTTATTGTGAAgatatgtaaaagaaaatacaaaggtaGTGAAATTGAAGATTTGGTACTTCTGGATGAAGAATCAAAACCTTCGAATTTACCTCCAGCTTTAAGAAATCCTCGTGAGATCTTGTAG